Sequence from the bacterium genome:
AAGAGGCAATAAAAGAGATGCATCGACAGGTAGGTGACCTCATAATTGAAGATGGAGTCGCTAAAAGAGGGCTACTTGTCCGACATTTAGTACTTCCTGATGGGCTTGCCGGGACAAACGATGTGGTTAAGTTTATCGCATCAATATCCAAACACACTTATCTGAACATAATGGACCAGTATAGACCTTGTGGTGATGCCTATAGATTTCATCCGCTTAACCGTGTGATTACAATAGAAGAGTTTGAGAGTGCAATCCGTATTGCAGATGAGGTAGGTCTGCATAGATTAGATAAGAGAAAGACAAGTAGATTTATATATTATGCCTGAAATAGATTGGGAAGCAATTTGTGAAGCAATAGGTGATTATACCAAAACACGATATTACTTCTTTAATAAAGTGTCAGGTAAGATCCTAATTTTATCTGAATATATGAGCGAAAGCAGAAAACTAGAATTAAGAGAGAAAGTAAAGACTGAGCATCCCGGTGAGTATGTGCCAATACCAACGATAACATCTCGTGATAGTTACAAGCTTATGGAAGAATTCATTTCTGTAGTCCATGACGATAAGCTAAAAAGTCAACTACGAGATGCTATTAATAAAGATGCTCCATTTAAGCGATTTAAGGAGATTGTGTTTAAACACCCTGAGGAACGTAAACGGTGGCTTGACTATAGGAAACAGAAACTAACTCAAAAGGCAACAGAGTGGCTTAAAAAGATAAGCGTCATTTAAAATCGCCACCCAAAAAATCAATAAGGGGTTAGCACAATTCTAATCTCTGGTTATTTCACAGGGTAAAGATTGTTAGGTTGTGCCTTCACAAGTCCAGTGGTTTCTGCTTTTTCCCTAAAGGCTAAAAGCAACAATACTGCTATAAAACTTGCCAAACTACTAAACCCAAATGTTAGAGCTGGATTAATACGCCATAATCCACCAGCTATCAAACTTGACGGTAAAGCTATTAATCCTATTGATGTATGAAAGGTCCCAAGTGCAGTCGCTTTTAAGTCAGCAGGTGCTAAATCAGCTATAAATGCACGCTGATTACCCTCTATACATGCATAAGCTGAACCATATAGAATAAAAAAAATTATAAATGAGATTAATGAATGAAAAAATGCAAACCCCAAGCAAGTTGTTCCAAATAGAAAATATCCAGCCATTATAACCCATTTCTTACCTATTTTATCCGCAAGCTTACCAAACGGTAACGCACACAAAGCATAAAAAAAACTAAATAAGACATACAAAAGAATAGGTATCCCTATTCCTAACCTTGATTGGAAAAACGCTTTTGCCCTAAGGATAAAAAACATATAGCTGAAGTTAGCAAGTGCAAAGATACTGGCTATCGCTATAAATAGTCTTACCTTCTTTGGCAGCTCTTTTAGGCTTACCTTTAATGTAGACGTTTTTGGTTCCTTCTTTATTTCTTTCACAAAATAAAGTGGAACTAAAGAGACAAATCCAACTCCAGCAGCAGTTAATATAATAAGCTTAAATCCAAAGCTGGCTACCCAAAATAAAACAAAAGCAAGTAATGAACCCACAACTGCACCAGATGAATCAAACGCACGGTGGATACCAAATCCCCTGCCCCTTTCCATTGGCATAGACTCAGATATAATAGCATCCCTTGGTGCTTCCCTTATTCCCTTTCCTACTCTGTCAGCTGAGCTAAAGATAAGAACATGTTGCCAAATTGTTGAAAATGGGAGTAGTAATCTAAATGAAGAAGAGGTAAAATAGCCATAGTCTACAAATATTTTTCGTCTCCCTAATTTATCAGACCAAAAGCCGGCTAAAACTTTCAACATACTGCCAACACAATCTCTTAATCCACCAATGAGTCCAATAACTAAGCTACTGCCACCTAAACTTGTAATAAACATTGGTAAGATTGGTAGTATCATATCACCGCTGACATCATTCAAAAAACTAACTACACCAAGCAAAATTACATTTAAAACCATATTTAGAATACCAAAATCAAAAGTTCAAATGTCAAATTTAGCATTTGGGCTTCGTAATTTGGATTTTAGCTTCTCTATCATATCTCTTGTCATATCTTGAAGCTCATATTCTGGGTGCCAGCCCCATTCCTCTCGAGCTGCTGAGTCATCTAAAGATTTTGGCCATGAGTCAGCAATCTTCTGCCTATAATCAGGCTTGTATTCACACTTAAATTCAGGTATTATTTCTTTAATTGAGGCAGCAAGCTCACCTGCAGAAAAACTCATTGCAGTAACATTGAAATCGCAATGATGCCTCAATTTTGAGATGTCAGCTTCAGCTAAACCAATAATCGCCTTAATAGCATCAGGCATATACATCATTGGAAGGACAGTATCTTCGCGCACAAAGCATGTGTATCGCTTATGCTTTATTGCCTCATAATACATTTCAACAGCGTAGTCTGTAGTTCCGCCACCGGGTAGCGTCTTATAACTTATAATGCCAGGATACCTAAGTCCACGGACATCTAATCCAAAGTGATAGAAGTAATAGTTACCAAGAAGCTCACCAGTAACTTTGGTAATCCCATACATAGTTGTGGGCCGTAAGATTGTCTCATTAGGAGTATTGTGTTTGGGGGACTCTGGTCCAAACACAGCAATAGAACTTGGTATCATAATGCGTTCAAGTTTATGTTCGCGTCCCACTTCTAATACATTATAAAGTCCAAGTACATTTACATTGAATGCAAGCTGTGGCTTCTGCTCACCGACAACAGAAAGGATAGCTGCCATGTGATAGATAGTATCTATCTTGTATTTTATAACAATATTCTCAATTGCATCTTTGTCAAGTACATCTATAAGCTCAAATGGACCCGGCTTGAGCATCTTTTCTTTAGGCTGTGGCTTAATATCAGCTCCTACAACATTAGCGTTGTCGTACTTCTCTCTGAGCTTTTCAATCAATTCCGACCCTATCTGACCAAGTGCGCCAGTTACCAAAATCTTTTTCATTTACAAAATTGTATTACATAAAGAATAGTCTTGTCAAGCCTCTAATTTTTTCACATGGTTTAAGTATAGTATCTTTATAATGAAATGCTTAATAAGGTTCTAATAGCCAACCGTGGTGAGATACCAGTTCGTACCATTTTTTTTATCATATTGTGGGTAGTTGGGATAATCTAAAAATAAAAGTTGACAGTGTAAAAATTGATAGTATATTTTATCCACAGGGTCCTTCGAATAAAAGTGAATAGAGATAAGTATTGTGTCCCTAAAAACCTAAAAAGCGCGTCACATATTTATCACCTATTTAACCTATTTTGACGCTTCACCATTTTTTGTCCAAAAATTTTCATAACATCTTCTAAATAAAAGACTTATAGAAAATTTTCATGCTTAAGGGAAATTACCTTTTAAATACTTGCTAATCTGGTATAATTTTAAATGGTCTAATCTCCCTTTATCTGTTTTAAAACCAAAACGTGCTCCCTTAATCTGTCGCAAGATGCTATTAAGATTCTCTAAATTGCCTGAACGAGGAATTCTATGGTCTTCAAGATAAGTGACCATGTACTGAAACTTATCGCTCATCAAGAATTCCATCGCCTTCCAAAGATGCCATGAATTTTGCCACCATTTCTCTCGAAAGAGAGCGTTCCTTTTGACATAGGCTTCCTCTTTAGTGGAAGAGAAGTCAAAGATATTATGGAGTTGCTCTTTGAAAATTAAAACCTTTTCAACTATAGTGCCAGCATATGTTTGAATTAACTCTTCAATAATTTCATGGTCTCTAGGAGTCCACTTATCCATGTTCTTTAACAATCGCCACTTATGTTCCCAAATCTCAGATCGCATATCTTCATAACCTTGTCTCTTCAATTCTTTGCGAAACTGAAGGAGAGCATTCTTTAGATACTTATGAATCCACTGCATTATATGAAAATAGTCGTATTGGATGATAATATTAGGCCAGACCTTCCTTATTTGTTTAGGGAAAGCAGCCCATAAGTCAAAAACTACTGCCCAAGGTATAATACTAAAGCTGACTAATTTTTCCAAGAACGACTTTACTGCTCCTCTGCCGAAAAAGCCTGAGACTGTTTCCATGTACAGGATTCGTTGCTTAATGGCATCGCCAGCCACTAAAGCATAATTATCTGCTCTTTTAGGC
This genomic interval carries:
- a CDS encoding UPF0158 family protein; protein product: MPEIDWEAICEAIGDYTKTRYYFFNKVSGKILILSEYMSESRKLELREKVKTEHPGEYVPIPTITSRDSYKLMEEFISVVHDDKLKSQLRDAINKDAPFKRFKEIVFKHPEERKRWLDYRKQKLTQKATEWLKKISVI
- a CDS encoding MFS transporter; protein product: MVLNVILLGVVSFLNDVSGDMILPILPMFITSLGGSSLVIGLIGGLRDCVGSMLKVLAGFWSDKLGRRKIFVDYGYFTSSSFRLLLPFSTIWQHVLIFSSADRVGKGIREAPRDAIISESMPMERGRGFGIHRAFDSSGAVVGSLLAFVLFWVASFGFKLIILTAAGVGFVSLVPLYFVKEIKKEPKTSTLKVSLKELPKKVRLFIAIASIFALANFSYMFFILRAKAFFQSRLGIGIPILLYVLFSFFYALCALPFGKLADKIGKKWVIMAGYFLFGTTCLGFAFFHSLISFIIFFILYGSAYACIEGNQRAFIADLAPADLKATALGTFHTSIGLIALPSSLIAGGLWRINPALTFGFSSLASFIAVLLLLAFREKAETTGLVKAQPNNLYPVK
- a CDS encoding NAD-dependent epimerase/dehydratase family protein encodes the protein MKKILVTGALGQIGSELIEKLREKYDNANVVGADIKPQPKEKMLKPGPFELIDVLDKDAIENIVIKYKIDTIYHMAAILSVVGEQKPQLAFNVNVLGLYNVLEVGREHKLERIMIPSSIAVFGPESPKHNTPNETILRPTTMYGITKVTGELLGNYYFYHFGLDVRGLRYPGIISYKTLPGGGTTDYAVEMYYEAIKHKRYTCFVREDTVLPMMYMPDAIKAIIGLAEADISKLRHHCDFNVTAMSFSAGELAASIKEIIPEFKCEYKPDYRQKIADSWPKSLDDSAAREEWGWHPEYELQDMTRDMIEKLKSKLRSPNAKFDI
- a CDS encoding transposase, whose translation is MSVRLNRCFNTTGSQSSIYRWKRKEANKYDIKDIIARLEFSGILTLDEYMPKRADNYALVAGDAIKQRILYMETVSGFFGRGAVKSFLEKLVSFSIIPWAVVFDLWAAFPKQIRKVWPNIIIQYDYFHIMQWIHKYLKNALLQFRKELKRQGYEDMRSEIWEHKWRLLKNMDKWTPRDHEIIEELIQTYAGTIVEKVLIFKEQLHNIFDFSSTKEEAYVKRNALFREKWWQNSWHLWKAMEFLMSDKFQYMVTYLEDHRIPRSGNLENLNSILRQIKGARFGFKTDKGRLDHLKLYQISKYLKGNFP